Proteins from one Candidatus Rokuibacteriota bacterium genomic window:
- a CDS encoding FAD-dependent oxidoreductase, which yields MSRQRIVIIGAALAGATAAATLREEGFDGQVRLIGAESRPPYNRPPLSKGYLRGQEAFEDALVKPVDYYAAQDIELRLGVRAAAIDAGRKLVTLEGGKQVAYDRLLVATGGRNRTPPVPGADLEGVLQLRTVEDCERIRAAARPACRAVVVGLGFIGSEVTASLRQLGVEVVAIEGYRVPLARVLGEEVGGVLADIHREKGAELALEDSVTAFEGSGRVERVRTTKGRLFECDLVVAGIGITPNSELLAAAGAAVDNGVLVDERCRTSLPDVYAAGDVTSHLHPIFGRLRVEHWNNGQQQGRAAARSMLGAERPYDYLHSFWSDQYEHVIEYVGFAARWDRLVFRGSLGSRRFLGFYLKEGLVRAAVGLNRGAEAIEETTDGDVAGADPQCRRPLSAATVGGLRRRKDHGGSSFVISAAR from the coding sequence GCCGACAGCGCATCGTGATCATCGGCGCCGCCCTGGCCGGGGCGACCGCGGCTGCGACGCTGCGGGAGGAGGGCTTTGACGGCCAGGTGCGGCTGATCGGCGCGGAGTCCCGGCCGCCTTACAATCGCCCGCCGCTGTCCAAGGGGTACCTGCGCGGCCAGGAGGCGTTCGAGGACGCGCTCGTCAAACCCGTGGACTACTACGCCGCGCAGGACATCGAGCTGAGGCTCGGCGTACGCGCGGCTGCCATCGACGCCGGCCGGAAGCTCGTGACGCTCGAGGGCGGCAAGCAGGTTGCCTACGACCGGCTGCTGGTGGCCACCGGCGGGCGCAACCGAACGCCGCCCGTGCCCGGCGCCGACCTCGAGGGCGTCCTGCAGCTGCGCACCGTCGAGGACTGCGAGCGGATCCGCGCAGCCGCCCGGCCTGCGTGTCGCGCCGTCGTGGTCGGGCTCGGCTTCATCGGCTCGGAGGTGACGGCTTCGCTGCGCCAGCTCGGCGTGGAGGTCGTGGCGATCGAGGGCTACCGGGTGCCGCTGGCCCGCGTCCTCGGCGAAGAGGTCGGGGGGGTGCTCGCGGACATCCATCGCGAGAAGGGTGCGGAGCTGGCGCTGGAGGACTCCGTCACTGCCTTTGAAGGCTCCGGCCGGGTCGAGCGCGTGCGCACCACGAAGGGGCGGCTGTTCGAATGCGACCTGGTGGTGGCCGGGATCGGGATCACGCCCAACAGCGAGCTGCTGGCGGCGGCCGGGGCCGCCGTCGACAACGGTGTGCTCGTGGACGAGCGGTGCCGGACCTCGCTGCCCGATGTCTACGCCGCGGGGGACGTGACCAGCCACCTCCACCCGATCTTCGGCCGCCTGCGCGTGGAGCACTGGAACAACGGGCAGCAACAGGGACGCGCCGCGGCCCGGTCGATGCTCGGCGCGGAGCGGCCCTACGACTATCTCCATTCCTTCTGGTCCGACCAGTACGAGCACGTCATCGAGTACGTCGGCTTCGCGGCCCGTTGGGACCGCCTCGTCTTTCGCGGGTCGCTCGGGAGCCGCAGATTCCTGGGCTTCTACCTGAAGGAGGGGCTCGTGCGCGCGGCAGTGGGCCTCAACCGCGGCGCTGAGGCCATCGAGGAGACGACGGATGGGGACGTCGCCGGAGCAGATCCACAATGTCGACGCCCACTGTCAGCCGCAACCGTGGGCGGCCTGAGGCGACGAAAGGATCATGGCGGATCGTCATTCGTCATATCCGCCGCTCGCTGA